From one Cyanobacterium stanieri PCC 7202 genomic stretch:
- a CDS encoding iron-sulfur cluster assembly accessory protein (PFAM: Iron-sulphur cluster biosynthesis~TIGRFAM: Iron-sulfur cluster assembly accessory protein~COGs: COG0316 conserved hypothetical protein~InterPro IPR016092:IPR000361:IPR017870~KEGG: ava:Ava_1291 HesB/YadR/YfhF~PFAM: HesB/YadR/YfhF-family protein~SPTR: HesB/YadR/YfhF;~TIGRFAM: iron-sulfur cluster assembly accessory protein) translates to MINLTQSAIAEIIRLKKSNSLSQSFLRIRINQGGCADLLYHLGFDEQISEGDRTFNHHEEIAIVVDEQSYNYVQDLVIDYAEDLMGGSFQYQNPQAENHCNCGISFSLASN, encoded by the coding sequence ATGATTAATTTAACTCAAAGTGCCATTGCCGAAATTATTCGGCTGAAAAAATCTAATTCCCTTTCTCAGTCATTTTTACGTATTCGCATAAATCAGGGTGGTTGTGCAGATCTTTTGTACCACCTTGGTTTTGATGAACAAATTTCTGAGGGCGATCGCACCTTTAACCACCATGAAGAAATTGCGATCGTAGTTGATGAGCAAAGTTATAATTATGTCCAAGACTTAGTGATTGATTATGCCGAAGATTTGATGGGGGGTTCTTTCCAATATCAAAACCCCCAAGCAGAAAATCATTGTAATTGTGGCATTTCTTTTTCCCTCGCCTCTAATTAA
- a CDS encoding mannose-6-phosphate isomerase, type 2 (PFAM: Mannose-6-phosphate isomerase~COGs: COG0662 Mannose-6-phosphate isomerase~InterPro IPR001538~KEGG: cyu:UCYN_02530 mannose-6-phosphate isomerase, type 2~PFAM: mannose-6-phosphate isomerase type II~PRIAM: Mannose-6-phosphate isomerase~SPTR: Mannose-6-phosphate isomerase, type 2): MVKVGHQPDTPIISFSTANHPHETESRPWGSFTTLEEGPGYKIKRIEVNPGHRLSLQMHHHRSEHWIVVSGTAKVECGDEVKILGANQSTYVPQCTSHRLENPGVIKLVLIEVQNGEYLGEDDIIRFQDDYART, from the coding sequence ATGGTTAAAGTTGGACATCAACCCGATACCCCGATTATCTCGTTTTCCACTGCCAATCATCCCCATGAAACGGAAAGCCGTCCTTGGGGTTCGTTTACAACCCTAGAAGAGGGTCCGGGTTATAAAATAAAACGTATTGAAGTTAATCCCGGTCATCGCTTGAGTTTACAAATGCACCATCATCGCAGTGAACATTGGATTGTGGTATCGGGTACTGCAAAGGTAGAATGTGGAGATGAGGTGAAAATTTTGGGAGCGAATCAATCTACTTATGTTCCTCAATGTACTTCCCATCGCCTAGAAAATCCGGGGGTGATTAAATTAGTTTTAATTGAAGTACAAAATGGCGAATATTTGGGGGAAGATGATATTATTCGTTTTCAAGATGATTACGCCAGAACATAG
- a CDS encoding SOS-response transcriptional repressor, LexA (PFAM: LexA DNA binding domain; Peptidase S24-like~TIGRFAM: SOS regulatory protein LexA~COGs: COG1974 SOS-response transcriptional repressors (RecA-mediated autopeptidase)~InterPro IPR006200:IPR006199:IPR019759~KEGG: cyc:PCC7424_5333 SOS-response transcriptional repressor, LexA~PFAM: LexA DNA-binding domain protein; Peptidase S24/S26A/S26B, conserved region~SPTR: SOS-response transcriptional repressor, LexA;~TIGRFAM: LexA repressor), whose amino-acid sequence MENLTPAQKELYDWLVEYINVNKYSPSIREMMKAMNLRSPAPVQSRLERIKAKGYIDWIEGQARTMKILKPHDGLPILGTITAGGLVEPFTDDNEKLDVSAMFNQPNCFALKVVGDSMIEDFITEGDYVIMKSEKEAKEGEIVAARVEGHGTTLKRIYFSPQEVVLKASNPKYEPIRVRPEDVEIQGTLWAVCRLGY is encoded by the coding sequence ATGGAAAATTTAACTCCTGCACAAAAAGAATTATATGATTGGTTAGTAGAATATATTAACGTTAATAAATATTCTCCTTCGATTCGGGAGATGATGAAAGCGATGAATTTGCGATCACCCGCCCCCGTCCAAAGTCGCCTCGAAAGAATAAAAGCTAAGGGTTATATCGACTGGATCGAAGGACAGGCAAGAACCATGAAAATTTTAAAACCCCATGATGGTTTACCAATTTTAGGAACTATCACCGCAGGGGGATTAGTAGAACCATTCACCGATGATAATGAAAAATTAGATGTGAGTGCCATGTTTAATCAGCCCAACTGTTTCGCCCTCAAGGTGGTGGGAGATAGCATGATAGAGGACTTTATCACCGAAGGAGACTATGTGATTATGAAGTCTGAGAAGGAAGCAAAAGAGGGCGAAATTGTCGCCGCTAGGGTAGAAGGACATGGCACCACTTTAAAGAGAATTTATTTTAGTCCCCAAGAAGTGGTTTTAAAAGCCTCTAATCCTAAATACGAACCCATCAGGGTACGTCCTGAAGATGTGGAAATTCAGGGAACTTTGTGGGCTGTTTGTCGCCTTGGATATTAA
- a CDS encoding hypothetical protein (KEGG: cyh:Cyan8802_1974 sporulation domain protein~SPTR: Putative uncharacterized protein): protein MISSQLWTKNINLFLPLLTLLFFGANHYQSAMAQQIPVSVSPMNQTPDDNDPFNFISDNSIPPLPTKTPATDTITVNGETTPNRSPVPTNTAGVGSSQSLPSPPTVSEPYRAPSVSPYNQTPTATTTTPNNNSASNNSSAVQINVNSNNTSTTTQSPSVDNSNVPIQRRRSLREIMVFDRPNPAPTTNNNPAPTNNNSNIAAVNNSNSGAFRVFVRANNATEESRVKEIYPEAFRSNYQGNTVWQVGLFSTRQNAEQAAQPLRNAGLTPILTPVN from the coding sequence ATGATTTCATCTCAACTGTGGACAAAAAATATCAATCTATTTTTACCCCTTCTTACTCTCTTGTTTTTTGGGGCTAATCATTATCAATCAGCCATGGCTCAACAAATTCCTGTGAGTGTCTCCCCCATGAATCAAACCCCCGATGATAATGATCCTTTCAACTTTATTTCTGATAACTCTATTCCTCCCTTACCCACAAAAACCCCCGCAACGGATACCATTACCGTAAATGGAGAAACTACCCCCAATAGATCTCCTGTACCAACCAACACCGCAGGGGTAGGATCTAGCCAAAGTTTACCATCTCCTCCCACGGTTTCCGAACCCTACCGAGCGCCTAGCGTTTCTCCCTATAATCAAACTCCCACCGCCACCACCACAACCCCCAATAATAATTCTGCCTCCAATAACAGTTCTGCGGTGCAAATTAACGTTAATAGCAATAATACCTCAACCACTACTCAATCCCCTTCTGTAGATAACTCTAATGTACCTATTCAAAGAAGAAGAAGTTTAAGGGAAATAATGGTTTTTGATCGCCCCAATCCTGCACCTACTACCAACAACAATCCTGCCCCCACAAACAATAACAGTAACATTGCCGCCGTTAATAATAGTAATAGTGGGGCATTTAGGGTATTTGTAAGGGCAAACAATGCCACGGAAGAAAGTAGGGTAAAGGAAATCTACCCCGAGGCTTTTCGCTCCAACTATCAGGGCAACACTGTTTGGCAAGTAGGGTTATTTAGCACTCGTCAAAATGCCGAACAAGCCGCCCAACCTCTACGAAATGCAGGTTTAACCCCCATCCTTACCCCCGTTAATTAG